The Chloroflexota bacterium genome contains the following window.
GCGCTGCTGCTGAGTCTGGCGGCGGGCGGCCATGATCTCATCCCAACTGGCGGCAACCCAGCGGTAGGCGCGCAGCTTCTCCTGCGCACGCTGGCGCTGGAGCAGCAGCACGTAGCCCCAGGTCAGCGCTTCGGCCAGCGCCAGCGACGGCAGCAGGGCCGCCAGCGTACGCCAGCGGTACGCCTTGAGCAGCAGCCGGTAGCGGTTGCGCTCCAGGTGGTACGTCTTGTTCGGGCCGAACCGCAGCTCGTAGTCGTGCAGCACCTCGGAGGCCGGCACGTAGCGGATGGTGTACCCGGCCAGCCGCACCCGCACCGAGAGATCGGTGTCCTCGACGTACAGGAAGTACGCCTCGTCGAAGCCGCCGAGCGTCTGGAACAGCGCGCGGCGCATGGCGAACGCGGCCCCCGAGATCAGGCCGATCTCTTCGTCCTGTGGGTAGCGGCCATGCGGCTGCCCAACCCCTCGGCAGAGCGAGAGGCCCGTCGGGTGCAGCTCGTTGCCGGCGGCGTTGAGCCGGTCCGGCGTCCGCGTCAGCAGGATCCGCGAGGTCGTCATGCCGGCCTCAGGGTGGCGCTCCAGGGAGCCGATCAGCCCGTCGATCCAGCCCGGCCGGACCTCAGTATCCGGGTTGAGGAACACCAGGTACTCGCCGGTGGCGTGCTGGGCGGCCAGGTTGCAGCCGTAGCCGAAGCCGCCGTTGCGAGCGCTGCGGATCAGGCGAACCGTCGGCAGACGGGCCTCGATCAGCTCAGCGCTCCCGTCGGTGGACTGGTTGTCCACGACGATGATCTCGGTGGCCGGGCGGCCCTCGCGGAGGATCGAGCGCAAGCACGCTTCGATCTTCTCCGCGCCGTTGTAGTTCACGATGATGACGCTCGCACTGGCGGCGACGACGCCGGCGTCACCAGTGCGCGTTATGGAATCTGCCGCCTTGGCGGGCGGCTGCGAGACGACCTGCACGCTACTGCGATCCACGTGGGATCAGCGAGAGCAGCAGCCCACGGACCGAGTGCAGGATCACCCCTGCGAAGAACGAGACGTGGCCGACCACCAGCAGCAGCACTGTGATCAGGCCGTAGCCGACGGCAAGCTGTCCGTAGTTGGTGTAGCGGTCCACGACGAACATCCCGAGGCCGAGACCGGCCAGCAGGATGATCAGGCCCGGCAGCGAGAAGAACAGCAGCGGGTGATGCTGACCGATCAACCGCATGATGCCGTTGAGGACGATCAGCCCGTGCACGAAGACGTTGCGCTTCGGCGGATCGTCGTACCGAATGATGATGGGGACTTCGGTCAGCCGCAGCCCGCGCTCGTGGGCCAGAAACTGCATCTCGGACTCGACCGAGAAGCTGCTCGAGCTGAAGCGGAAATTCTCCAGGGCGTGTTGCGAGAAGGCGCGGAAACCGCTCTGCGAATCGGTGACGGAGACGCCTGACGAGCGGTTGGTGATGAAGTTGAAGACGCGATGGCCCCAGATCCGTGCCAGCGGCACGTCGCTGGCCGGCTCCAGATAGCGGGAGCCGACGACGATATCAGCTTCGTCGTCCAGGACGGGCCGCACAACCTTCGGGATCTCGGCCGGGATGTGCTGGCCGTCGGCGTCGAGCGTGACGACGGCGTCCGCCTTGCGCTCTTGAGCGTAGCGAAAGCCGGTCTGCAAGGCGACGCCCTTGCCCTGATTCTCCTCATGCCGGACAACGGTTGCGCCGGCCCGGTGCGCGATGTCCGCCGTGGCGTCTGCCGAGCCATCGTCGACGACGATGACCTCGTCGACGTGGGGCAGCACCTTCAGGATCACGCTGCCGATGGACCGCTCCTCGTTAAAGGCCGGCACCACGGCGACGACTCGCGGATCAGTCCTGAGCCCTGGCTCGGCGCCCACCTCGCCGAGCAGCTCGCGGACGGTGTCGCGCGACGCTGGCGTCGCGTGCCGCCCCCAGGGCTCATCTCGCTCTCGTTCCAGTGTGCGCTGACTCATGCACCACTCCTGTTCTGGTCGAGGTGACGCTCGTGCAGGTCAGCCGCTCGCGTTCGATATATCGGGTAGAGATACCGAGCGCGATAGACCGACAGGCACGCCCCCCGCAGCGTCGCGGATGAGGCCGCAGGAACAGGATGTGTGTCGGCGGTTGATTACATCCCTGGCGACGTGTTGAGAACACGTTGACATACGCCCAGTACTTGATCATAGTAAAACACTGCATAGTCATCGTGAGACTTCACGAGAATGAGTATGATGTCTACTGACGATTTGATGACGACCTCTTGAAGATGTGTGAGCAGATGGTCAAAAAACGATGAGAGATACTATTCGACAATGCTCACTCATGGTGATGATCACTCATCATAACAATGAATGCGTCATTCCTGCCCATCGGCTTCTTGTGGGATTACAGGCTTGCTCAAACAGTTCTTGACGGGATGCTTGGGTAGCCTCAACCGTTGCTGTCGATGATGCGTGCAGGGCGGTCTGCCGTGCCTCGCTCTTGCGCGTCGGGGTGGCGTGTGGGGTAGCCGTTGACCGCGCAGCGCTCGGCAGGCTCGTCGCCTGATGGCGGTGGGTCTGTGCGACACACCGGAGGCAGCCTCCTTGGTGCTCTCATCCGTACGCTCGCCCGCTACAAGCGCCGGCCTCTCGAACGGCTGGCCTGGGCGCGCCATCCGCGAGCCATCACGGCGCGATGCCCACTACCTACACCTGAAGCGGCTCGTGCTGACGCTGTCGGCTGCCGCGGCGCGCTGTCTGGAGCCGACAGCGACCTATCGGATCCTCGACATCGGCTCCGGGCGGAAGCCGTATTTCCCGATCTTCGAGCCGTACGCCCGCGAGTACATCGGGGTTGACCCGGGCGATGGTCTCGGCCCAGACGTGCGCGGCGCTGCCGAGCACCTGCCGTTCGCCGATGCGTCGGCGGATGTCATCGTTTCGACCCAGGTGCTCGAACACGTGGACAACCCGGATGCGACGGTGGCGGAGTGGCGGCGCGTTCTCCGTCCAGGCGGGCTGGTCATTGCCTCGACGCACGGGATGTACCTGTACCACCCGATCCCGAGCGACCACTGGCGCTGGACCCACACGGGCCTTCGCAAGCTCTTCGAGCGGAACGGTCTGCGCGTGCAGTCGCTGGAGGCCTGCGAGCGGACGCTCTCGGTCCTGGTGATGCTGCTCGGCATCCACGCATCGACGTTTGCTGACCACCACGGCTTTGGCTGGCTGTTCCGAAGCGGGCTGGCAGGGGTACATGCGCTCATCGACCGCATCGACGGTGTCTCGACGAGCCAGGCCATTCCCGATAGTGCGCTTCGCTGGGGGGCGATGCCCTGCTCGTACGTGATCGTCGCCGAGCAGCCATCTGGCGATCCGCCGCAGGACGCCGCGCCAGCGCCGCTGCCGGCGGACTGTCCGGCTGCGCGCATCCCGACGCTCGTCTGAGCCAACCGCTTTCACCTTCACCCCGGCAGCCGGCCGCTCTGCGACTGGCCGCCGCCGTGCCCAAGACCATCGAGAGGGAGACCGCAACACAGCATGAAGTTCATCGACACCGGCCTCAAGGACGCCTACAGCATCGAACTGGAGCCGATCTCCGATCAGCGAGGCTTCTTTGCACGGATCTTCTGCGTGGACGAGATGCGCGCCCTGGGGATGGAGACGGACATCGTGCAGGTCAACATGTCCCACAATCTCCGGAAGGGCGTCGTCCGTGGGATGCACTATCAGGTTGCGCCAGCGCCCGAGGCGAAGCTGATGCGGTGCATCCGTGGGGCCATCTACGATGTGATCGTGGACATGCGCGAGGACTCGCCGACCTACCTGCAGTGGTTCGGCATCGAGCTGAGCGCTGAGAATCGCAAGGCGCTGTACGTCCCGCCGATGTTCGCGCACGGCTACCAGGCATTGACGGACGGCGCTGAGGTCTTCTACCCGACGACGGGCGTCTACACGCCGTCCTGCGAGCGCGGCATCCGCCACGACGATCCGGCCATCGGCATCCAGTGGCCGATCCCGCCCACCGAGATCTCGGCCAAGGATCAGTCGTGGCCTCTGCTGATTGTTGAGCGGCGGACGCCGGTGGCGGCACGCTGATGTTTCCCACCTACGGCCCGTGGACCCGCCTCCTCGAAACGACGGACCCGACGAACGCCGGTCTGGGGCCGCTGGTGGCGGTGATCGTCGTCCTGATCCTGCTGGTGCTGAAGGACGCGACCGGCGGCGTGCTCGACGCCGGCTCGAACCGGTTCGCGCGGGGGTTGACGATCGCCGTGGTCCCGCTGGCGATCGCCTTTCTGTGGATCGCCGGGGCACAGCTGCTGGTGGTGATTCGCTGACGACACGCCCCTCACCCCCAGGGCGATTGCATGTTGATGTCGTCGTGCGGCGTAGGCGGGGCTTTCAAGCCCCGCCTACGATCCTGCAGTCGCTGCGCGACGCGCCAGTCGCACCAGTGCCTGCCGTTCCCTGCGTCCGTCGCGCAGCGACGGTGTGACTGTAGGCGGGGGTTTCAACCCCCGACCGCCCGTTCCATGATGCTTCGGGGACACCAATCAACATGCCATCGCCCTGCCCTCACCCCCTGCCCGCCGCGCAGCGGGCCGGGGGGTGAGGTCGTCCCGAGGGCCGGGGGCGAGGTTACTTGCTGGGGCGTTACGGAAGCTGCGTCAGCACCACGTCGTCGATCCACGCGGCGCCGCTCGTCATATCCCACAGGATGTCGAGCCGGCCGCCGGCGAAGGTCGCCGGCAACGTGAAGGTGGCCGTCTGCTGGGTCCAGTTCGACGTGCCGGTGGTGTAGTTCGTCAGGCCGAAGATCTGGGTGCTTGGCGAGGTCTGCGGGTAGCGCATCGCGATGCCCTTGCCGACCACGCCCTGGGTCTTGACCCAGAACGACAGCCTGTACGATTTTCCAGCTATCAGTTGCAGGCCCTGGAACGAGTAGGTATCGGCCGAGCCAGACACCTTCAGCGAGCCCGCCGCTGCGTGGCCGGTCGTGCTGTCCCAGGAGCCAGACGGGCGTGCCTGCCAGTTGGCGGGGAACGTCCCGTTCGGCGTGCTGAAGTTGCCGTTGGTCACGAGGTTGACGGACGCTGGCGTGGCCGTCGGCGGCGCAGCGGTCGGGGTCTTTGTCGGGGTGGCCGTCGCCGGGGCCGAGGTCGGCGTCTTCGTGGCGGTGGCCGTCGGGCTGGGGGTGGAGGTTGCGGCGGCTGCCGTCGTGGGGGTTGCCGTTGGTGGGTCAGAGCTGCCCGTGCCGCCGGTGTAGCCCAGCTCTGCCAGGACGATGTCGTCCAGCCAGACGTTGCCGCCGGCGATGTCCCACTGGATGTCCAGTCGGCCGCCGGCCCAGGTGCTGGGCACGTTGAGGGTGGTGACCACGCTGGTCCAGTCCGTGGTGCCGTTGACCGGCGGCGGGATCTTGAGGATCGCCGTGGAGGGCTGGAGCTGCACGAAGCGCATGGTGGCGCCCTGGCCGGTGACGTTCTCGGTCTTGATCCAGTAGGTCAGCAGGTAGGACGCGCCCGGACGGACGGTCAGCGGGGACTGCGAGTAGGTGCTCGACGCGCCGCTGATCTTGAACGAGCCGGGGGCGTTCCGACCGACCGTCCCATCCCAGCTTGCGGACGGGCGCACCTGCCAGCCGCTGGGGAAGCCGCTGGTCGCGCTGGTGAAGTCACCGTTCACGACCACGTTCGGCCCCATGCCAGCGGGCGTCGGGGTCGGGCCAGCCTGCGGCGGGAAGGGCACCAGCTCGAAGAGCTTGCCATCGCCCGGCTCGAAGGGGATCGGCGTGCCAAGATCGAAGATCTCGCCGGTCTCGACATCCTTGAGGCGGCCGGAGAGCGTCGGCGCGAGCACAGAGATCGGCGTGGCCGACGAGCAGCTGCTGGTGTTCACGACGACGGCGTACTGCTTCGAGCTGTCTGCCGTGGTCATGGTGCTGATGTACGCGCCCGGTGCGCCGGACGTGATGAACTGATCGTCCACGCGGTGCAGCCCGAGGAAGGTGGAGCGGAGCGGTCGGGTTCGGGCCGCCTGCGCGCCGATCTCGGCGAAGAGGGTCGGGTTGTCCTTCAGGCC
Protein-coding sequences here:
- a CDS encoding glycosyltransferase family 2 protein, producing MQVVSQPPAKAADSITRTGDAGVVAASASVIIVNYNGAEKIEACLRSILREGRPATEIIVVDNQSTDGSAELIEARLPTVRLIRSARNGGFGYGCNLAAQHATGEYLVFLNPDTEVRPGWIDGLIGSLERHPEAGMTTSRILLTRTPDRLNAAGNELHPTGLSLCRGVGQPHGRYPQDEEIGLISGAAFAMRRALFQTLGGFDEAYFLYVEDTDLSVRVRLAGYTIRYVPASEVLHDYELRFGPNKTYHLERNRYRLLLKAYRWRTLAALLPSLALAEALTWGYVLLLQRQRAQEKLRAYRWVAASWDEIMAARRQTQQQRRVPDRAILGVCVPDLDFGQVGTSPAATLAARICNPIFRVLLGATRAVVRW
- a CDS encoding glycosyltransferase family 2 protein gives rise to the protein MSQRTLERERDEPWGRHATPASRDTVRELLGEVGAEPGLRTDPRVVAVVPAFNEERSIGSVILKVLPHVDEVIVVDDGSADATADIAHRAGATVVRHEENQGKGVALQTGFRYAQERKADAVVTLDADGQHIPAEIPKVVRPVLDDEADIVVGSRYLEPASDVPLARIWGHRVFNFITNRSSGVSVTDSQSGFRAFSQHALENFRFSSSSFSVESEMQFLAHERGLRLTEVPIIIRYDDPPKRNVFVHGLIVLNGIMRLIGQHHPLLFFSLPGLIILLAGLGLGMFVVDRYTNYGQLAVGYGLITVLLLVVGHVSFFAGVILHSVRGLLLSLIPRGSQ
- a CDS encoding class I SAM-dependent methyltransferase, giving the protein MVLSSVRSPATSAGLSNGWPGRAIREPSRRDAHYLHLKRLVLTLSAAAARCLEPTATYRILDIGSGRKPYFPIFEPYAREYIGVDPGDGLGPDVRGAAEHLPFADASADVIVSTQVLEHVDNPDATVAEWRRVLRPGGLVIASTHGMYLYHPIPSDHWRWTHTGLRKLFERNGLRVQSLEACERTLSVLVMLLGIHASTFADHHGFGWLFRSGLAGVHALIDRIDGVSTSQAIPDSALRWGAMPCSYVIVAEQPSGDPPQDAAPAPLPADCPAARIPTLV
- the rfbC gene encoding dTDP-4-dehydrorhamnose 3,5-epimerase, giving the protein MKFIDTGLKDAYSIELEPISDQRGFFARIFCVDEMRALGMETDIVQVNMSHNLRKGVVRGMHYQVAPAPEAKLMRCIRGAIYDVIVDMREDSPTYLQWFGIELSAENRKALYVPPMFAHGYQALTDGAEVFYPTTGVYTPSCERGIRHDDPAIGIQWPIPPTEISAKDQSWPLLIVERRTPVAAR
- a CDS encoding carbohydrate binding domain-containing protein, translating into MNTPSHHHRPPSWGWLKQLGSLTALLAIVASIAMPTTSPVPPVQAAPAAAPVAAPADALADSFPLGIFDDGNMIFGKPANFDRLIRDSQAQGLDTVLFNNNSAIRDEAMLSVSDSLGFNVIFGPQAELHSQWYDVGVPATIAQARTVVYPLVDRVKAHPSVKGYNVADEPHNEQTDKVRYATQAFQERDPARRAAPLVIGVNRGDQIFAASGANMLLADVYPVGADNPPCNFMMTGFGYPTFTFADYVRRMNANRPANKPLWLVLQTHNVGTGGAYSLRTPSVPEVRAQHWMALGEGATGIFWYAYSSQQGWTGLKDNPTLFAEIGAQAARTRPLRSTFLGLHRVDDQFITSGAPGAYISTMTTADSSKQYAVVVNTSSCSSATPISVLAPTLSGRLKDVETGEIFDLGTPIPFEPGDGKLFELVPFPPQAGPTPTPAGMGPNVVVNGDFTSATSGFPSGWQVRPSASWDGTVGRNAPGSFKISGASSTYSQSPLTVRPGASYLLTYWIKTENVTGQGATMRFVQLQPSTAILKIPPPVNGTTDWTSVVTTLNVPSTWAGGRLDIQWDIAGGNVWLDDIVLAELGYTGGTGSSDPPTATPTTAAAATSTPSPTATATKTPTSAPATATPTKTPTAAPPTATPASVNLVTNGNFSTPNGTFPANWQARPSGSWDSTTGHAAAGSLKVSGSADTYSFQGLQLIAGKSYRLSFWVKTQGVVGKGIAMRYPQTSPSTQIFGLTNYTTGTSNWTQQTATFTLPATFAGGRLDILWDMTSGAAWIDDVVLTQLP